A genome region from Thermomonospora amylolytica includes the following:
- a CDS encoding ATP-binding cassette domain-containing protein, whose translation MTEPAIAIAGLSKSYGDKVVLDGVDLRVAEGTIFSLLGPNGAGKTTMVQILSTLIRADGGQVRVAGHDVAREPDAVRAAIGVTGQFSAVDNLLTGEENLRLMADLHHLPRAEGRRRVAALLEEWDLVDAAGKMAAAYSGGMRRRLDIAMTLVGDPRIIFLDEPTTGLDPRSRRAMWRIVRSLAARGVTIFLTTQYLEEADRLADRIALLDHGRLIAEGTPQELKRLVPGGHIRLTFADPDALRSAMAALGTGSLDEDALTLRIPSDGGVRSMRDLFARLDHLSIEVEAMSVHTPDLDDVFLTLTGRPDKEPQR comes from the coding sequence ATGACGGAACCGGCCATTGCGATCGCCGGATTGAGCAAGTCCTACGGCGACAAGGTCGTGCTCGACGGCGTGGACCTGCGGGTCGCCGAGGGAACGATCTTCTCGCTGCTCGGCCCCAACGGCGCGGGCAAGACCACCATGGTGCAGATCCTGTCCACGCTGATCCGCGCCGACGGCGGGCAGGTCCGCGTGGCCGGGCATGACGTGGCCCGCGAACCCGATGCGGTACGCGCCGCGATCGGCGTCACCGGCCAGTTCTCCGCGGTGGACAACCTGCTCACCGGCGAGGAGAACCTGCGGCTGATGGCGGACCTGCACCACCTGCCCCGTGCCGAGGGCCGCCGCCGCGTGGCCGCGCTGCTCGAGGAGTGGGATCTGGTGGACGCGGCCGGGAAGATGGCCGCCGCCTACTCCGGCGGCATGCGGCGCCGGCTCGACATCGCGATGACCCTGGTGGGCGACCCGCGGATCATCTTCCTGGACGAGCCGACCACCGGCCTGGACCCGCGCAGCCGCCGCGCCATGTGGCGGATCGTCCGTTCGCTGGCGGCCCGCGGCGTCACGATCTTCCTGACCACCCAGTATCTGGAGGAGGCCGACCGGCTCGCCGACCGGATCGCGCTGCTCGACCACGGCAGGCTGATCGCCGAGGGCACTCCGCAGGAGCTCAAGCGCCTGGTCCCCGGCGGCCATATCCGGCTCACCTTCGCCGACCCGGACGCCCTGCGGTCGGCCATGGCGGCCCTCGGCACCGGATCCCTGGACGAGGACGCGCTCACCCTGCGGATCCCCAGCGACGGCGGCGTCCGCTCGATGCGCGACCTGTTCGCCCGCCTCGATCACCTGTCGATCGAGGTCGAGGCGATGTCGGTGCACACCCCCGACCTCGACGACGTCTTCCTCACCCTCACCGGCCGGCCCGACAAGGAACCTCAGCGGTAA
- a CDS encoding ABC transporter permease — translation MSTLSHALTDSTTMLRRQLRHMRRYPSLTLQLIGLPVIFLLLFVYVFGGTLGNGIGGASGGRRAYVEYVTPGIILMAMAATAQGTAVAVALDMTQGIVARFRTMAIWRPSVLTGHVIASVLQALLGIAAVTGVALLIGFRPDATPTEWLAAAGLLAGFALALTWLTVGFGLAAKTVESASNTPMFLMLLPFLGSGFVPTDTMPTWLRWFAEHQPFTPLTETLRGLLLGTPIGDSAAQAIGWCAALTITGYAWSKYLFNRATSH, via the coding sequence ATGAGCACTCTGTCCCACGCACTGACCGATTCGACGACGATGCTGCGCCGCCAGTTGCGGCACATGCGGCGCTACCCGTCCCTGACACTGCAGCTCATCGGCCTGCCGGTGATCTTCCTCCTGCTGTTCGTCTACGTCTTCGGCGGCACCCTCGGGAACGGCATCGGCGGCGCGTCCGGCGGCCGCCGGGCGTACGTCGAGTACGTGACGCCCGGCATCATCCTGATGGCGATGGCCGCCACCGCGCAGGGCACCGCCGTGGCCGTCGCGCTGGACATGACCCAGGGGATCGTCGCCCGCTTCCGCACCATGGCGATCTGGCGCCCGTCGGTGCTGACGGGACACGTCATCGCCAGCGTCCTGCAGGCACTGCTGGGCATCGCGGCCGTCACCGGCGTCGCCCTGCTGATCGGCTTCCGGCCGGACGCGACCCCGACCGAATGGCTGGCGGCCGCCGGTCTCCTCGCCGGATTCGCCCTCGCCCTCACCTGGCTCACCGTGGGATTCGGCCTCGCCGCCAAGACCGTCGAGAGCGCCAGCAACACCCCGATGTTCCTGATGCTCCTGCCGTTCCTGGGCAGCGGCTTCGTCCCCACCGACACGATGCCCACCTGGCTGCGCTGGTTCGCCGAGCACCAGCCGTTCACGCCCCTCACCGAGACCCTGCGCGGCCTGCTCCTCGGCACCCCGATCGGCGACAGCGCCGCCCAGGCCATCGGCTGGTGCGCCGCCCTGACCATCACCGGCTACGCATGGTCCAAGTACCTCTTCAACCGCGCCACCTCCCATTGA
- a CDS encoding maltokinase N-terminal cap-like domain-containing protein — MAVIHHTTLKPTKLELLISWLPSRPWYIGGAGAPELAKAGGFRLDDPQGEVGIEFMVVTDTSGTHPTAYLVPLTYRGAPLDGAEHALVGTMEHGVLGRRWAYDGCHDPVLVAQLLALIEGRVQAQDQNASDTPDRDVTRSYIGDGLATTDFTTATDDHEGTELPAPQGTTLRLHRVLRPAPDSGPLLPPEATGHVAGSWHMPDGTRARGLFAVLHTDHRA, encoded by the coding sequence ATGGCCGTCATCCACCACACCACCCTCAAGCCGACCAAGCTGGAACTGCTCATCTCCTGGCTGCCCTCCCGGCCGTGGTACATCGGCGGTGCGGGCGCACCGGAATTGGCCAAGGCCGGCGGCTTCCGGCTAGACGACCCGCAGGGTGAGGTCGGGATCGAGTTCATGGTGGTCACCGACACTTCCGGCACTCACCCGACCGCCTACCTGGTGCCGCTCACCTATCGCGGTGCCCCGCTCGACGGGGCGGAGCACGCCCTCGTCGGCACCATGGAGCACGGGGTACTGGGGCGGCGCTGGGCCTACGACGGCTGCCACGACCCGGTGCTGGTCGCCCAGTTGCTGGCCCTGATCGAGGGCCGGGTCCAGGCCCAGGACCAGAACGCCAGCGACACCCCCGACCGGGACGTCACCCGCTCCTACATCGGTGACGGCCTGGCCACCACGGACTTCACCACCGCCACCGATGACCACGAGGGCACTGAGCTGCCTGCACCGCAGGGTACGACCCTCCGCCTGCACCGGGTCCTGCGCCCCGCCCCGGACAGCGGTCCTCTCCTTCCACCGGAAGCGACCGGCCACGTCGCCGGCTCCTGGCACATGCCGGACGGCACCCGCGCACGGGGACTGTTCGCCGTCCTGCACACCGACCACCGCGCCTAA
- a CDS encoding DUF7662 domain-containing protein — protein sequence MSIGTGCRGFIRVAGCRRGRGRSRTARSADPKRTCGATRCPMDASAWCAPPVTITGLGRLADHAVAADPPMSRPADIGAGLMRIPRTPPTTPWHRGTTSTGTCTDAGTAITRGKWAAVPSESRGRADWARLTAFLTARPEDEDLVTLSWAELDQIVGGVPASAVRHYPQWWHGDRSHVRAWKSAGYTAVRIRPGQSVTFRRSGGNPAAHGTWRRQEKPTAVSTTSNGDLRTLQEIDPRDALLVIPCSGKKRTHGSAESSEAASWPSELLAARARNRAAAKMDEQQLMPAWYRYNGWFYTTAEASLRDAVFTGAPLAILSGGYGLLHPEEPTGHYNKAMRLTDWPTGLLEELLIAEADRRNVSAVVAFAAAKTDYAKLVRRTPWRSAGLMACLVTINGVSKGAQREVPRRLGHAFTCFWQRQPAGRYPEGTTVERLA from the coding sequence GGCGGGCTGCCGCAGGGGTCGCGGACGGAGCCGGACTGCCCGATCTGCGGATCCGAAGAGGACGTGCGGGGCAACCCGATGCCCGATGGACGCATCGGCCTGGTGTGCGCCGCCTGTGACCATCACTGGTCTCGGACGCCTCGCCGACCATGCCGTCGCTGCGGATCCGCCGATGTCGAGGCCGGCGGATATCGGGGCTGGGCTTATGAGGATTCCGAGGACGCCACCGACGACACCATGGCACCGTGGCACTACGTCGACTGGGACGTGTACCGATGCAGGAACTGCCATCACACGTGGAAAGTGGGCCGCCGTGCCGAGTGAGAGCAGGGGACGGGCCGACTGGGCCAGGCTCACCGCATTCTTGACCGCACGTCCCGAGGACGAGGACTTGGTGACCCTGTCGTGGGCCGAGCTGGACCAGATCGTGGGCGGCGTTCCGGCTTCGGCGGTGCGTCATTATCCGCAGTGGTGGCATGGAGACCGGTCGCATGTCCGTGCCTGGAAGTCCGCGGGTTACACGGCGGTCCGAATCCGGCCGGGGCAGTCGGTGACCTTCCGTCGAAGCGGAGGCAATCCGGCTGCTCACGGCACCTGGAGACGGCAGGAGAAGCCCACGGCCGTGTCCACGACCTCCAATGGTGACCTGCGGACGCTGCAGGAGATCGACCCCCGCGACGCTCTGCTGGTGATCCCTTGTTCAGGGAAGAAGCGAACCCACGGAAGTGCGGAGAGCTCGGAGGCGGCGTCGTGGCCGTCTGAACTGCTGGCGGCCCGAGCACGCAACCGTGCGGCAGCGAAGATGGACGAGCAGCAGCTGATGCCCGCCTGGTACCGCTACAACGGATGGTTCTATACGACTGCCGAGGCCAGCTTGCGGGACGCCGTATTCACAGGAGCACCTTTGGCCATCCTCAGCGGAGGATACGGGTTGCTGCATCCCGAGGAACCGACTGGCCACTACAACAAGGCCATGCGCCTGACAGACTGGCCGACCGGTCTCCTCGAAGAACTCCTGATAGCCGAGGCCGACCGTCGGAACGTATCGGCAGTAGTGGCTTTCGCTGCGGCCAAGACCGATTACGCGAAGCTGGTACGGCGTACGCCCTGGCGAAGCGCCGGGCTCATGGCCTGCTTGGTCACCATCAATGGGGTGAGCAAGGGAGCTCAGCGTGAGGTGCCGCGCCGACTTGGACATGCCTTCACCTGTTTCTGGCAACGGCAGCCCGCCGGGCGGTATCCGGAGGGAACGACTGTGGAGCGTCTGGCATGA